Below is a window of Desmonostoc muscorum LEGE 12446 DNA.
TTAGCTGGCCTGTAAAGCTTGTTTTCGTGCCCTTATGCTTCTGGGCAGTTTGGTTATTAGCTCCTAAAGGTAGCTTGCCTTATATATATTTTGATTTTTAATCTACCGTTGATTAACTTTCTTGCTAGGCAAGCAACTGCGATTAATAACGATTTATTAAATATACGTTAGGATAGCACAAACTGTGCTATTTAACTTTCCAAAAATCTTTGCAACAGATAAATCTTTGTATGGGCGTACAGATGTACGCCCATACGTCTGTATCAGGTATTTCGTTAAATGGCATAACCTACAAATTCTTCGTATTCCATCTAATTGGAAACCTCTACAAATTCTGGATTATGGACTCTTGCAACATGTTTTTTATTAGAGAGTTTTAAGTCTATTTGTAAACAAATGTAAAGCTATATAATTAGGCGATCAAGCCACTGAAATTCGTTTAGTGTTGAAATCCCTTAAAATCAGACAAATCAATGCTTTTGATGCTTTTTAGTACTGCTATAAAATGCGAACAAAAACTTTACAGTTACGTAAGTTTATTCAAGATAAATGTTACAGAGTATTAAGCTAAATATCCCATCAAAGTAAATTCATGTAGACTTAATTTCAACAGGCAAAAAAAGTTTGTCTGTCACATATTTAACAAAAAACAGCACTCATAAAACAATGACCACAACCTTACAACGGCGCTCCAACGCTAACGTATGGGATCGGTTCTGCGAGTGGATCACCAGCACTGACAACCGCATTTATGTTGGTTGGTTTGGTGTATTGATGATTCCTACCCTGCTAGCCGCTACCGTCTGCTTCACAATCGCTTTCATCGCTGCTCCTCCAGTAGACATCGATGGAATCCGCGAACCAGTTGCAGGTTCTTTGATCTACGGAAACAACATCATCTCTGGTGCAGTTGTTCCTTCTTCAAACGCGATCGGTTTGCACTTCTACCCCATCTGGGAAGCTGCTTCCTTAGATGAGTGGTTGTACAACGGTGGTCCTTACCAGTTGGTAGTTTTCCACTTCTTGCTCGGTTGCGCTTGCTACCTCGGCCGTCAGTGGGAACTTTCCTACCGCTTAGGTATGCGTCCTTGGATCTGCGTAGCTTACAGCGCACCTTTGGCTTCTGCTACCGCAGTATTCTTGATCTACCCAATCGGTCAAGGTTCATTCTCTGATGGTATGCCTTTGGGTATCTCTGGAACCTTCAACTTCATGATTGTGTTCCAAGCAGAACACAACATTCTGATGCACCCCTTCCACATGTTAGGTGTGGCTGGTGTATTCGGCGGTTCCTTGTTCTCCGCAATGCACGGTTCTCTAGTAACCTCTTCTTTGGTTCGTGAGACCACCGAAACCGAATCTCAAAACTACGGTTACAAGTTCGGTCAAGAAGAAGAAACCTACAACATCGTTGCAGCCCACGGCTACTTCGGTCGCTTGATCTTCCAATACGCTTCTTTCAACAACAGCCGTTCCTTGCACTTCTTCCTAGCTGCATGGCCTGTTGTCGGTATCTGGTTCACCGCTTTGGGTGTCAGCACAATGGCTTTCAACCTGAACGGTTTCAACTTCAACCAATCCATCATTGACTCTCAAGGTCGCGTCATCAGCACTTGGGCAGACGTAATCAACCGCGCTAACCTGGGTATGGAAGTAATGCACGAGCGTAACGCTCACAACTTCCCCCTAGATTTGGCTGCTAGTGAAGTTGCTCCTGTAGCTTTGACTGCTCCTGCTATCAACGGCTAATACTTCGGTAATAGCTGAATAAGAAGCGCCCTCTGAAAAGGGGGCGCTTTTTTAATGAAATTGTGATGTTAAAAACAAAAATTCAGAATTCTGAATGGGAAAAAACCGCTGCGCTAATTAGAATCAATTAGTGGGGGATTTGGATAAAAGTTACTGTATGCTAATTCTTCTCACCTTTTCTCAGAATCAGCTAGATTTATTCTCTAATAGAGATGTTGATACGGTACTACAAAGAATTGATAGTTCTCAGAATATTTGGTTGCGCTGTGTTAATTTTCGCGATCGCGCTGGAACTGGTAGAATTCTCAATCACTTTCAACTCAATCCATCTCGTGTGAACATGGTTTTCAACCATACCCCTACAGGAATGGATGAAGAGACAGAAGATTGTTTATTTGACAATTATGAAATTTTAACTCATCAACTAAAAAATCGGGAATTTGAGGTAGCGCGTGGTAGTATTTTGCTGGGAAGCAATTTTATCATCACATTTGAAATCACTGAAGTCAAAATATTTACTGTACTAACTAACAATCTTCAAAAGCGAAATATAGACCTGCAAAAGTCAGGAATTGACTATCTTTTCTATCTAATTTTTAAAGATATTTTAAATAATTACCACACTGTCTTTGAATACATTTCTAGAGAACTTGATGATTTAGAGGATGAAGTTTTAGGAAATTTTGGTAATGAATCAACGTACCATAAAATTGCTAGCATGAGGCAATCTACTCGTTTTGGGCGTCGTAATTTTCAAAGTATTAAGTCACTTTTAATCATGATGGATTACGAAGATTTACAATGGATTTCCCCGCCAGTGAAGACATTATTCAATCAAGAATTTGTGCATCATATCGATAATCTCTGGCAAGAGTACCAAAGTCTGAGAGTCTGGATGTCAGAATTAATGGAAATTCAACGTGATAATATTGCCAGCGAAACTAGCGACAGAATTAATCGCTTAACTATGCTATCGGCGGTATTCTTGCCAATCACTTTCATTGCTGGTGTTTATGGGATGAACTTCAAGTACATGCCAGAATTAGAGCAACCTTGGGGTTATCCTGCTGCGATCGCCGTTATGGCTTTAATTGTGATTGGTAGTATTGTCTATGCTAAAAAACAACGTTGGTTGTAGAATTTGTAATTCGTAATTCGTAATTCGTAATTAAACCTATAGTGCTTTGATTAGATTGTTCGGTATGAATTAAAACAAAAAGTATCTCTGAGTCATTGGTAAAACTGTTGCAGGTTCGCAAATCAACAACTCACCATCAGCCCTGACTTCGTAGGTTTCTGGATCAACTTCAATTTGGGGTAGTGCATCATTCAGCTTCATATCCTGCTTAGTCAATTGGCGTGTTCTGGAAACTGCAACTGCTGTTTTTCGTAAACCTAGCTGGGTAGGAATTTCCCTTTCTAAAGCCGCCTGGGAAACAAAAGTTAATGATGTGGCGTTCTTAGCACCAGCAAAACTACCAAACATCGGCCGCATATGCACTGGTTGGGGTGTGGGAATACTGGCGTTAGCATCGCCCATTTGCGACCAGGCAATCATTCCGCCTTTGATTACTATTTCTGGCTTGACGCCGAAAAATGCGGGACGCCATAGGCACAAATCTGCTAATTTTCCCTCTTCCACTGAACCCACATATTCAGCAATTCCGTGAGCGATCGCCGGATTAATAGTATACTTAGCAACATATCTTTTTGCACGATAATTATCTGCTTGTTGCTCAGTTCCTTGTGGGTTAAGAGTTCCTCGTTGTACCTTCATTTTGTGAGATGTTTGCCAAGTGCGAATTATCACTTCGCCTACCCTTCCCATTGCTTGAGAATCAGAAGAAATCATACTAAATGCGCCTAAATCGTGCAAAATGTCTTCAGCGGCAATGGTTTCTCGGCGGATGCGGGACTCAGCAAAGGCGACATCTTCGGCGATCGCCGGATCGAGGTGATGACATACCATCAACATATCTAGGTGTTCATCTAAGGTGTTGAGGGTGTAAGGACGTGTGGGGTTGGTAGAAGATGGTAAGACGTTGGCTTGGCTGCAAACTTTGATGATATCTGGTGCGTGTCCCCCGCCTGCGCCTTCGGTGTGGTAAGTGTGGATCACACGATTTTTAAAAGCGGCGATGGTATCTTCTACAAATCCGGCTTCATTCAGAGTATCAGTATGGATAGCTACTTGGACATCATATTCATCGGCAACGCTGAGGCAAGTATCAATTGCTGCGGGGGTAGTTCCCCAGTCTTCATGTAGCTTTAACCCCATTGCGCCAGCAGCTAGTTGTTCTACAAGTCCTTGGGGTTGACTGGCGTTACCTTTACCCAAAAATCCTAAATTGACAGGAAAAGCCTCAGCGGCTTGCAGCATCCGATAAATATTCCAAGGGCCTGGGGTGCAGGTAGTGGCATTTGTACCCGTAGCCGGCCCAGTACCGCCGCCAATCATGGTGGTGATACCAGAAGCGATCGCCACTTCAATTTGTTGGGGACAAATAAAATGAATATGGGCATCAATACCACCAGCAGTGAGAATCATTCCTTCTCCTGCTAAAGCTTCAGTTCCCGGCCCAATAATAATATCTACATTATTTTGAATATAAGGATTTCCAGCTTTACCAATTTTAAAAATTTTGCCATCTTTAATCCCGATATCTGCTTTGACAATACCCCACCAATCGAGGATTAAAGCATTAGTAATTACTAAATCCACAGCGCCATCGGCATTAGAAATGGGAGATTGTCCCATTCCATCTCGAATAACTTTACCGCCGCCGAATTTCACTTCATCGCCGTAGGTAGTCAAATCTTGTTCAACTTCAATAAATAATTCTGTGTCAGCAAGTCGGATGCGATCGCCTACTGTGGGGCCATAGGTTTCGGCGTAAGCGCGGCGGGACATTTTGTAAGGCATAATGCACTCCTAAGGAAAAGTATGATTAAGTGAGTCTTATAGCTGATATTTTTCCTGATACTTGCTATGTCTTTGAGGTAAACAAAATAAACAAGCGCCGCAAATCTGGTGGTGTGTACTTGAATCGGGCAGAATTAAGGGATATTCTGCAACAAGGATATCAAGTCGCCCTCAAAATAGCGGCGCTACAAGCTTTGGAAGGGCGTTATGAAGCCCAAGAATTAGCCGCAATGGGATCAGCAAAAAACTTTAGCCGAGGCGCCCAGACTAATTCAGCAATAGCCTATCAGTTCGTTGTCAGTCCATTCCAAGGTGTCACCAATTTTTTCGCCGTCGTGGTAGGCGGCGAGTAAGATTTCGCAAGTTTTACCCCAAGCGATCGCCCCATTAGCATCTAAAGCGATCGCCCCTAAATCCCGTTTATTCTGGTGCGCTTCTCCAAAGGATCGTTGCATAGCATCCTTGAGAGGCATCCCGTCTGTGACACGTACCAC
It encodes the following:
- the psbA gene encoding photosystem II q(b) protein gives rise to the protein MTTTLQRRSNANVWDRFCEWITSTDNRIYVGWFGVLMIPTLLAATVCFTIAFIAAPPVDIDGIREPVAGSLIYGNNIISGAVVPSSNAIGLHFYPIWEAASLDEWLYNGGPYQLVVFHFLLGCACYLGRQWELSYRLGMRPWICVAYSAPLASATAVFLIYPIGQGSFSDGMPLGISGTFNFMIVFQAEHNILMHPFHMLGVAGVFGGSLFSAMHGSLVTSSLVRETTETESQNYGYKFGQEEETYNIVAAHGYFGRLIFQYASFNNSRSLHFFLAAWPVVGIWFTALGVSTMAFNLNGFNFNQSIIDSQGRVISTWADVINRANLGMEVMHERNAHNFPLDLAASEVAPVALTAPAING
- a CDS encoding magnesium transporter CorA family protein: MLILLTFSQNQLDLFSNRDVDTVLQRIDSSQNIWLRCVNFRDRAGTGRILNHFQLNPSRVNMVFNHTPTGMDEETEDCLFDNYEILTHQLKNREFEVARGSILLGSNFIITFEITEVKIFTVLTNNLQKRNIDLQKSGIDYLFYLIFKDILNNYHTVFEYISRELDDLEDEVLGNFGNESTYHKIASMRQSTRFGRRNFQSIKSLLIMMDYEDLQWISPPVKTLFNQEFVHHIDNLWQEYQSLRVWMSELMEIQRDNIASETSDRINRLTMLSAVFLPITFIAGVYGMNFKYMPELEQPWGYPAAIAVMALIVIGSIVYAKKQRWL
- the ureC gene encoding urease subunit alpha, which gives rise to MPYKMSRRAYAETYGPTVGDRIRLADTELFIEVEQDLTTYGDEVKFGGGKVIRDGMGQSPISNADGAVDLVITNALILDWWGIVKADIGIKDGKIFKIGKAGNPYIQNNVDIIIGPGTEALAGEGMILTAGGIDAHIHFICPQQIEVAIASGITTMIGGGTGPATGTNATTCTPGPWNIYRMLQAAEAFPVNLGFLGKGNASQPQGLVEQLAAGAMGLKLHEDWGTTPAAIDTCLSVADEYDVQVAIHTDTLNEAGFVEDTIAAFKNRVIHTYHTEGAGGGHAPDIIKVCSQANVLPSSTNPTRPYTLNTLDEHLDMLMVCHHLDPAIAEDVAFAESRIRRETIAAEDILHDLGAFSMISSDSQAMGRVGEVIIRTWQTSHKMKVQRGTLNPQGTEQQADNYRAKRYVAKYTINPAIAHGIAEYVGSVEEGKLADLCLWRPAFFGVKPEIVIKGGMIAWSQMGDANASIPTPQPVHMRPMFGSFAGAKNATSLTFVSQAALEREIPTQLGLRKTAVAVSRTRQLTKQDMKLNDALPQIEVDPETYEVRADGELLICEPATVLPMTQRYFLF